The Candidatus Eisenbacteria bacterium genome includes a window with the following:
- a CDS encoding NADH-quinone oxidoreductase subunit M, producing the protein MNPTLTLAGMPILSLVTFLPLVGAALVLLTPASRAGAVRWIAFGISALTFLASIPLFTEFDASRSGMQFVERLPWIPSLGITYFMGVDGISVLLIVMTTFLSAIAILSSFGSITHRVKAYYATLLALETGMIGVFAALDLVLFYVFWEAVLIPMYLIIGVWGGPRRIYAAVKFILYTVAGSLLMLVAILFLYYQYHGATGEFTFDLLKLYDTPLARGAQLWLFAAFALAFAIKVPMFPFHTWLPDAHVEAPTAGSVILAGVLLKMGTYGFIRFAMPLFPDAARDFAPLIVALSVIGILYGALVAMVQPDMKKLVAYSSVSHLGFVMLGLFALNTQGIQGGVIQMVNHGLSTGALFLAVGVIYDRRHTREIAQFGGLAEVIPWFAAFFLIICLSSLGLPGLNGFVGEFLVLLGAFREWPVVAAIAALGVILAAVYLLWMYQRVMFGPVTNEKNRGLRDLSAREFWTLAPVLLLILWLGVYPNPFLRKLDGSVAEVLQRVRTTVADGKRVPLADPATVVVPASAEGRP; encoded by the coding sequence ATGAATCCGACCCTGACGCTCGCCGGCATGCCGATCCTGTCCCTGGTGACCTTCCTCCCGCTCGTGGGCGCGGCGCTCGTGCTGCTCACGCCGGCGTCCCGCGCCGGCGCGGTCCGTTGGATCGCGTTCGGGATCTCGGCGCTCACGTTCCTCGCCTCGATCCCGCTCTTCACGGAGTTCGACGCGTCCCGATCCGGGATGCAGTTCGTCGAGCGGCTCCCGTGGATCCCGAGCCTCGGGATCACCTACTTCATGGGCGTCGACGGGATCAGCGTGCTCCTGATCGTGATGACGACCTTCCTCTCGGCCATCGCGATCCTCTCGTCCTTCGGATCCATCACGCACCGCGTGAAGGCCTACTACGCCACGCTCCTCGCGCTCGAGACCGGCATGATCGGCGTCTTCGCGGCGCTCGACCTCGTCCTCTTCTACGTCTTCTGGGAGGCGGTCCTGATCCCGATGTATCTCATCATCGGGGTCTGGGGCGGGCCGAGGCGGATCTACGCGGCGGTGAAGTTCATCCTCTACACGGTGGCGGGGAGCCTCCTCATGCTGGTGGCGATCCTGTTCCTCTACTACCAGTATCACGGGGCCACCGGCGAGTTCACGTTCGACCTCCTGAAGCTCTACGACACGCCGCTCGCGCGGGGAGCTCAGCTCTGGCTCTTCGCGGCGTTCGCGCTGGCGTTCGCGATCAAGGTGCCGATGTTCCCGTTCCACACCTGGCTCCCGGACGCCCACGTGGAGGCGCCGACCGCGGGTTCCGTGATCCTCGCCGGCGTGCTCCTCAAGATGGGGACCTACGGGTTCATCCGGTTCGCGATGCCGCTCTTCCCGGACGCGGCCCGCGACTTCGCGCCGCTGATCGTCGCGCTCTCGGTCATCGGGATCCTCTACGGCGCGCTCGTCGCCATGGTGCAGCCCGACATGAAGAAGCTCGTGGCCTACTCCTCGGTGAGCCATCTCGGCTTCGTCATGCTCGGACTCTTCGCGCTCAACACGCAGGGGATCCAGGGAGGCGTGATCCAGATGGTGAACCACGGGCTATCGACCGGCGCGCTCTTCCTCGCGGTCGGCGTGATCTACGATCGGCGGCACACGAGGGAGATCGCCCAGTTCGGCGGCCTCGCCGAGGTGATTCCGTGGTTCGCGGCCTTCTTCCTCATCATCTGCCTGAGCAGCCTCGGGCTCCCGGGACTGAACGGCTTCGTCGGGGAGTTCCTCGTGCTGCTCGGGGCGTTCCGCGAGTGGCCGGTCGTCGCGGCGATCGCGGCGCTCGGGGTGATCCTGGCGGCGGTCTATCTCCTCTGGATGTACCAGCGGGTGATGTTCGGGCCCGTGACGAACGAGAAGAACCGCGGGCTCCGTGACCTCAGCGCCCGCGAGTTCTGGACGCTGGCTCCGGTGCTCCTCCTCATCCTCTGGCTCGGGGTCTACCCGAATCCGTTCCTCCGCAAGCTGGACGGATCGGTGGCCGAGGTGCTGCAACGCGTCCGCACCACGGTCGCGGATGGGAAGCGGGTGCCGCTGGCTGACCCGGCGACTGTCGTCGTGCCCGCGTCCGCGGAGGGCCGTCCATGA